One window of the Macaca thibetana thibetana isolate TM-01 chromosome 1, ASM2454274v1, whole genome shotgun sequence genome contains the following:
- the RNF186 gene encoding E3 ubiquitin-protein ligase RNF186 has translation MACTKTLQQPQPISAGATTTTTAVAPAGGHHGSTECDLECLVCREPYSCPRSPKLLACQHAFCAVCLKLLLCVQDNTWSITCPLCRKVTTIPGGLICSLRDHEAVVRQLAQPCTEVPLCPQELMGPADLAAGHPSLVGEDGQDEVSANHVAARRLAAHLLLLALLIILIGPFIYPGVLRWVLTFIIALALLMSTLFCCLPSSRGSCWPSSRTLFCREQKHSHISSIA, from the coding sequence ATGGCCTGCACCAAGACCCTGCAACAGCCCCAGCCCATCTCCGCAGgagccaccacaaccaccaccgcTGTGGCTCCCGCCGGGGGTCATCATGGCTCCACAGAATGTGACCTGGAGTGTCTGGTGTGCCGGGAGCCCTACAGCTGTCCCCGGTCGCCCAAGCTACTGGCCTGCCAGCATGCCTTCTGCGCCGTCTGCCTGAAGCTCCTGCTATGCGTGCAGGACAACACCTGGTCCATCACCTGCCCACTGTGCCGCAAGGTCACCACCATCCCCGGGGGCCTCATCTGCAGCCTGCGTGACCACGAGGCGGTGGTGAGGCAGCTGGCCCAGCCATGCACAGAGGTGCCGCTCTGTCCTCAGGAGCTGATGGGTCCTGCCGACTTGGCAGCAGGGCACCCCAGCTTGGTGGGAGAGGATGGACAGGATGAAGTAAGTGCAAACCACGTGGCAGCCCGGCGCCTGGCCGCACACCTACTCCTGCTGGCTTTGCTCATCATCCTCATCGGGCCCTTCATCTACCCGGGTGTCTTACGGTGGGTGCTCACCTTCATCATCGCCCTGGCCCTGCTGATGTCCACCCTCTTCTGCTGCCTCCCCAGCAGCCGGGGCAGCTGCTGGCCCTCCTCCAGGACTCTCTTCTGCAGAGAGCAGAAACACAGCCACATCTCTTCCATTGCCTGA